The nucleotide window TAAATCCTCGATAGCAGTCGATCCCCTAGCTCTCTTCGAGTGTtatcttcttcagttcttcaagCACCATCCAAGACTCTAACTCTCTTAGTAAGTAGCCTCAACCTTTCTTTGTTGTGTTTCTTGTTGGGTTTACTGGAAATTGAAATTCACAAAAAAGATCGGAAATTTCCTATTCTTAAATCTTAATCATCTGTTTCTGTCgaattttattttgaatcatatgattcatactttttttttctttttgctctcAATCTCTTAGTTTGTTTCTCCAACTATTATGAAACAAAAATACTAACCATAGCTGCTGATTCATACTTCATCTCCAGGCCAGTTATTTGATTCAAATAACTCGATGGCTAGAGCGAAGAAGGTAGCTGCTCGGCCTCATCCAACCGCTTCGGGGCTTGAAGACTCTTCAACTGCAACTTCACCTTCTGCTCCTAGGGAAATTGAAGCTCTTCCTCTAGCAAGTTCAACACAGCAAGCTCCTACGGGTTCAAACCAGCAAGTTCCTGCTCCTGCAAGAGATGAAGCTCCTGCGCAAGTTCCTACTAGTGCAACTCAAAGTGATCATTCTAATCCGGTTAGTTCAGCAACTATTAAGCGTAGTTTTGTTTGGGAACACTTTAAGGAGTATGATAAGGTTGTGAAGGGAAAAGATGCTGAAGGGAATGATGTAGATATTGTTAAGAAATGAGCTGATTGTATTCACTGTCCTAGAGGAAAAATAGGTGATTTTGCAGCGGATAGTTCTAGAAATGGGACTTCGGGGATGATTAGGCATATTAATCAATTCTGCAGGTATTATCCCCCAAATATTAGTAAGAGTCAGAGGGTTCTTGTGGGAGATAAATCTCTAGGAAACAAACTTACTGCAGTAGCTTATGATCAAGATGACTATGTAGATGCTTGCGTCGAAATGATTGTCATGGATGAGTTGCCTTTTAGCTTTGTTGAGAAAAAAGGTTTTAACCGGTTTTGTGGTAGAGTGTGCCCTTTGTTTAAAGTACCCTCTCGTAGGAAACTAGTTAGAAGGTTCCTAAGCATATATGATGCACAAAAAAAAGAACTATCCAAAACTATGAAGGAGTATAGAGTGTGTCTCACAACGGACACTTGGACTAGTGTCCAAAACATCAATTATATGGTGCTTACTGCCCATTTTATTGATGTTGATTGGAAGATGCACAAGAGGGTTATAAATTTTTGTGTTATCCAAAACCATCAAGGGGCAACCATAGGTAGACTTATAGAGTCTTGTTTGCTGCAGTGGGAGATTGAGAAGGTCTTGACCATAACTGTTGATAATGCATCTGCAAATAAGTCGGCTTTAGAGTGGCTTAGATCAAAGATGAATAAGTGTTCATCTTACAAAACAGTTTTAGGTGGTAAATACATGCATGTGAGGTGCACAGCTCACATAACCAATTTGATAGTGGGACATGGCTTGAAGAGGCTGCAAAAGAGTGTTTTAGCCATTAGGAATGCAGTCAAGTATGTTAGGTCTTCACCTAATAGACTAGATAGCTTTAGGAAAGCTGTCGAGAAAGAAAAGCTTCCTCTTACAGGGCTGGTTTGTTTAGATGTCCCAACTAGGTGGAATTCAACTTATCTAATGTTAGAGGCAACCTTGAAGTTTAAGAAGGCTTTTGCAAGgatggaggaagatgatgatgagctTTATCTAGGTTATTTCAAGGAACCAGAGGAGGAATATGATGAGGAAGGCAATGTCGTTCCTAGTAGGAACAAAAGAAACAGAGTTGGGCCTCCGGAGGAACCAGATTGGGACAAGGCTGAGGTTTTTGTTGATTTGCTTAGAGTATTTTATGATGTGACCCTTAGAGTTAGTGCAAGCTTGCATCCAACTGTGCATACAACATTCCATGATGTTGTTACCATGGAGAGAAACATAGAAAACCTCTTCATTGCACCCGAGATGGCAATTGGTTCTGACACTGAAAATGTATTAACTGATATGGCTGCAAATATGAGAAGCAAATTCTTGAAGTACTATGGTGGCTTTACAGACCTGAACCACTTGGTTATTGTTGGACTTGTGCTAGATGCAAGATTCAAGCTTAGGAATTATTCACATTTTTTGAAGGAAGAGGGTATGGATGATGTCGATGTGCAAAGTAGAACCAATGAGATTAGATCTTTGTTAATGGCGCTATATGATGAGTTACAACCGTACAACTCcttttatttcagttttttgAATATTAGATTTTCTGATCTTATGAGTGTTAATActaattttatgtgtttattCATGTTCTTGTTTTTATAGTATGCGCCGATCGTAGATGGTGGGAGACATATGCAGAGACATCAAAGC belongs to Rosa chinensis cultivar Old Blush chromosome 4, RchiOBHm-V2, whole genome shotgun sequence and includes:
- the LOC112199116 gene encoding zinc finger BED domain-containing protein RICESLEEPER 2-like encodes the protein MIRHINQFCRYYPPNISKSQRVLVGDKSLGNKLTAVAYDQDDYVDACVEMIVMDELPFSFVEKKGFNRFCGRVCPLFKVPSRRKLVRRFLSIYDAQKKELSKTMKEYRVCLTTDTWTSVQNINYMVLTAHFIDVDWKMHKRVINFCVIQNHQGATIGRLIESCLLQWEIEKVLTITVDNASANKSALEWLRSKMNKCSSYKTVLGGKYMHVRCTAHITNLIVGHGLKRLQKSVLAIRNAVKYVRSSPNRLDSFRKAVEKEKLPLTGLVCLDVPTRWNSTYLMLEATLKFKKAFARMEEDDDELYLGYFKEPEEEYDEEGNVVPSRNKRNRVGPPEEPDWDKAEVFVDLLRVFYDVTLRVSASLHPTVHTTFHDVVTMERNIENLFIAPEMAIGSDTENVLTDMAANMRSKFLKYYGGFTDLNHLVIVGLVLDARFKLRNYSHFLKEEGMDDVDVQSRTNEIRSLLMALYDELQPMRRS